GTTATTTCTGTTGTGTGGCTCTCTATATTATTAATACCGATTTTTTCGATATATCGCACGCCTTCACCAAGACCGATAACCCCTGCAATATTCGGTGTGCCTGCTTCAAAGCGGTCTGGGCATCGCGCAAGCTTATAGTCTGAAAATGTCGCTTCGTCAATTGTTCCGCCGCCAAGGATTCCGGGCTCAAGCAGGCCGAAATGTTTCTCATTTATATAAAGCGCGCCGGTTCCGGTTGGCCCGAGCGGGCCTTTATGGCCTGATAATGCAAGAAAATCAGCATTCATCTTTTTGACATTGACACCCATATGCCCTACAGCTGCGGCCGCATCAGTGCAGAATAGCGCGCCATTATCATGCGCGATTTTAGCGATTTCGTCAACAGGGGTTTTTACGCCCAAAACATTTGACACCATTGTGACAGAAACAATTGCGGCATCCTTTGATGCCTTTTTCCAGTCTTCCATATTGAAGTTTCCTTCATTGTCTGATTTTACCACTTCAAGCGCAAGGCCGTGCGTTTTTGCAGCCATCATCCATGGAAGCAGGTCGCTGTGGTGCTCGAGGTTTGACACAACTATCTTTTTCCCTTTTAGTTTTTTCCACGGCAGAGACAGCGAAAGAATGTTCAGAGCGTGTGTGGAATTCTGCGTCATCGCGATTTCTTCTGCCTTTGCGCCAAGAAAATCAGCAACAATTTTGTGGGCTTTTTCATACTCTTCAGACGCTTTCAGGCTCAGGCGATGTGCGCCTCTATGGACATTCGCGCAGTACTGCGTATAATACTCATTCATTTTATCGATTACGCACTGCGGCTTTAAGGTGGTTGCGGCGTTGTCGAAATATATGACGCCAGTATTCGCGAGAACCGGGAAATCCGTGCGGCATTTTTCAAGATTCATGGTAATATAACGGGGTTATAAGTTTAAAAGGATTTTATTGCATATTGCGGAATAAAAAGTCTTCAATGTTTATTAATATGTGCCTCGACAATATCTATTATGTCGCTGAATCTTGTAGAATCGGTTGCTCGGGTTGACGAATCTCAGGAACTGAAAACATCCCTAACAGACGCGTATTTCTGCTCGGCAATAACCTTTGTGCTTCCGGAGGAGCCCATTGAGTATTGGGATCTGAATTATTACAATCCGAAAACAGGCGACATAACACACATAAGAGCATCTTCTGATTCTCTTGAGTTGAAAAGCACAGACAAGCCGCTGAAGCAAAAAGAGCCGAAAAAAATAGATATAAAAACCGTATGCATTGACATTGATGAGACCATAAAGACGGCAGGTGTTGCCCGTGATAAGATTTACGCGTCTGCTATCCAGAAAATTTTTGTGTCGCTTTTTTCAGAAGAGTTTGCCATTTGGGGCATAACCTACATACTCACTAATATGAAAATAGTGCAGATTAAGATTGACGCGCGAAATGGCAGCGTAATCGATTCTAAGCTTATTGATTTTATGCAGAATACCGGAATTGCGCAGTAGATTATCCTACATACGCACTCGTATCTTCGCTTTTTTCCTTATCAGAAATCGTTGTTTTTGCGCCAGGCCTCATCGCAGCGATGTCTTTTATTTTGCCGAACTGAGCCTCGTATTTTGCAATGTTATCAACGATGGCCGCGCGCAAACTTGCCGCATGCTGCGGAGTTATGACGATTCTTGATGTGACTTTTATTTTGTTTGTTCCGGGAATGAACTGCCCGAAATCAAGGTAGAATTCAAAAGGCGTGTGCCATATTTTTACAGAGTTTGCGAATTTTGCGACCTGATTTGCTTCATCAACCAGTACTTCAAATTGCGCGCCATGTTTTTTTTCGTTTGATTGTTTTTCTTTCTTTAGCATATTTGCTTATTGTTTTTAGAATTATATAAGCCTTAGACTTTTTTAAGAAGAATATATGCTCCCGCCGAGATTTTCGTATGCGAAGCATCGAAAAGCTTGCGATGCAATCGCATGATTCGAACTCGGGTCACAGGCGTTCTCTGGCTCGTATTTTCGGCGGTTTTAACAGGTGACTTGCGCGATTTTCAAGTTCGAGAGAACTTGAAAAGCTTGAAAATCCGAAGGATTTTCATGAAGCGCGAGTCGCCCTAAGTCATGGCACTAACGTGCCAAGCTTTTTTGTCTCTTTCGAGCCAAAAAACACCGGCCGATTATGCGGCCGTGAGAGGCCCGTATCCTTGACCGGACTAGACTACAGGAGCAATTTGTTTGTTTTTATAATGTTGGTGACCATGCCGAAGGCGTGGTCGCCCTAAGCGCCGGCCGATTATGCGGCCGAGATGGGTCAACCCGGA
The genomic region above belongs to Nanoarchaeota archaeon and contains:
- a CDS encoding cysteine desulfurase, which codes for MNLEKCRTDFPVLANTGVIYFDNAATTLKPQCVIDKMNEYYTQYCANVHRGAHRLSLKASEEYEKAHKIVADFLGAKAEEIAMTQNSTHALNILSLSLPWKKLKGKKIVVSNLEHHSDLLPWMMAAKTHGLALEVVKSDNEGNFNMEDWKKASKDAAIVSVTMVSNVLGVKTPVDEIAKIAHDNGALFCTDAAAAVGHMGVNVKKMNADFLALSGHKGPLGPTGTGALYINEKHFGLLEPGILGGGTIDEATFSDYKLARCPDRFEAGTPNIAGVIGLGEGVRYIEKIGINNIESHTTEITAHCIKRLSEIKNVEIISHKNAANNAGVIAFEVTGADPHEVALMLDNSKKIATRSGYHCAYPLHTLLGRKGSVRASFHIYNTKEEIDVFAVELSKIAKLFS
- a CDS encoding DUF3467 domain-containing protein, with amino-acid sequence MLKKEKQSNEKKHGAQFEVLVDEANQVAKFANSVKIWHTPFEFYLDFGQFIPGTNKIKVTSRIVITPQHAASLRAAIVDNIAKYEAQFGKIKDIAAMRPGAKTTISDKEKSEDTSAYVG